A single Streptomyces sp. Edi2 DNA region contains:
- a CDS encoding WYL domain-containing protein codes for MQKTSSRLLALLSLLQARRDWPGEDLAERLGITTRTVRRDIDRLRELGYPVKTVKGPAGGYRLQAGTHLPPLLFDDDQAVALAVALQTAATGTTLAEDAARALATLRQVMPPRLRHRMDLLRITTVQPPTARNTPQAGAEVLMDLSRAIHAREELRFDYAPNGYAPSDYAPGTSTSADGPRRVQPHHLITWHQRWYLVAWDLHREDWRTFRVDRIRPRTPTGPRFTPRELPGGDVSAFITSRFRGKDGTTTDWPCQGEVILRLPAADVAPFAQDGVVEELGSHHCRLTLGSWSWTGLAAAIGRFDTDIEVIGPPQLATAFRDLAARYAHAAGTTRPETGPAR; via the coding sequence ATGCAGAAGACGTCCTCCCGGCTGCTCGCGCTGCTCTCGCTGCTCCAGGCCCGCCGTGACTGGCCCGGCGAGGACCTTGCCGAGCGTCTGGGCATCACCACGCGCACCGTGCGCCGTGACATCGACCGCCTGCGCGAACTCGGCTATCCGGTCAAGACCGTCAAAGGACCCGCCGGCGGATACCGCCTGCAGGCCGGCACGCACCTGCCACCCCTGCTGTTCGACGACGACCAAGCCGTCGCCCTGGCCGTCGCGCTGCAGACCGCAGCCACCGGCACCACCCTCGCCGAAGACGCCGCCCGCGCACTGGCCACCCTCCGCCAGGTCATGCCGCCTCGCCTGCGCCACCGCATGGACCTGCTGCGCATCACCACCGTCCAGCCGCCCACGGCCCGCAACACTCCCCAGGCCGGCGCCGAGGTCCTGATGGACCTGAGCCGCGCCATCCATGCCCGCGAGGAACTGCGCTTCGACTACGCCCCAAACGGCTACGCCCCAAGCGACTACGCCCCAGGCACGAGCACCTCGGCCGATGGCCCTCGCCGGGTGCAACCCCACCACCTGATCACCTGGCATCAGCGCTGGTACCTCGTGGCCTGGGACCTCCATCGCGAGGACTGGCGTACCTTCCGCGTCGACCGCATCCGGCCCCGCACACCCACCGGCCCCCGCTTCACCCCTCGTGAACTTCCCGGCGGCGACGTCTCCGCCTTCATCACCAGCCGGTTCCGCGGCAAAGACGGCACCACCACCGACTGGCCCTGCCAAGGCGAAGTCATCCTCCGCCTCCCGGCCGCCGACGTCGCGCCCTTCGCCCAGGACGGAGTCGTCGAGGAACTCGGCTCCCACCACTGCCGACTCACCCTCGGCTCCTGGTCATGGACCGGACTCGCCGCCGCCATCGGACGCTTCGACACCGATATCGAAGTCATCGGCCCACCCCAACTGGCCACCGCATTCCGGGACCTCGCCGCCCGCTACGCCCACGCCGCAGGCACCACAAGACCGGAGACCGGCCCGGCGCGGTGA